One part of the Lotus japonicus ecotype B-129 chromosome 2, LjGifu_v1.2 genome encodes these proteins:
- the LOC130739076 gene encoding uncharacterized protein LOC130739076 has product MGMVKEFQDSMRPALLVRQSFLDLRDNFRRIVDPPLWSPPGKGVKARKQVVLDGPVSCGKSIALAMLVQWAREEGWLVFYVPQGKEWTHGGFFYKHPQSGLWDTPVQAENVLKDFLKYNESYLKRLPCQIFDPIPLGEGAGVGWLKDVDSLAISEGTMLYELVKTGIEQTHAAVGVVVRLRKELSLVKDMPVLIAIDQYNNWFTFSEYEEPVTIRSCRPIHARELTMVNAFRSMMHNEMMVGAFSHSTAVGKLRQHLPDVPVDARVVFPRYSLDEAETVCHYYLRQRLIRREGFSEEKWKKIYFLCNGNGTEMRGLVPFMR; this is encoded by the exons ATGGGTATGGTGAAGGAGTTTCAGGACTCCATGCGACCTGCTCTGCTTGTTCGCCAGAGCTTCTTGGATCTTCGTGATAACTTCAGGCGCATTGTTGATCCCCCATTGTGGTCACCTCCTGGTAAAG gCGTTAAGGCTAGGAAGCAAGTTGTTTTGGATGGTCCTGTTAGCTGTGGGAAGAGCATTGCGCTTGCGATGCTAGTTCAGTGGGCTCGAGAAGAAGGTTGGTTGGTTTTCTATGTTCCTCAAGGAAAGGAATGGACTCATGGTGGTTTCTTCTACAAGCATCCACAATCAGGTCTATGGGACACACCTGTCCAGGCTGAGAATGTCCTCAAG GATTTTTTGAAGTACAACGAGTCCTACCTAAAGCGATTGCCATGCCAAATATTTGATCCAATCCCATTAGGTGAGGGTGCTGGTGTTGGATGGTTAAAAGATGTTGATTCCTTGGCAATTTCTGAGGGTACAATGTTATATGAGCTGGTGAAGACTGGCATTGAACAAACCCATGCAGCTGTTGGAGTGGTAGTTCGTTTGAGGAAAGAGTTATCCCTTGTTAAAGATATGCCTGTACTTATTGCTATTGATCAA TATAATAACTGGTTCACATTCAGCGAGTATGAGGAGCCAGTCACAATTCGTTCATGTCGGCCAATACATGCTAGAGAACTTACAATG GTGAATGCTTTTAGGTCAATGATGCACAATGAGATGATGGTAGGCGCTTTTTCTCATTCCACAGCAGTAGGAAAGCTTCGACAACATTTGCCGGATGTTCCGGTAGATGCTCGTGTTGTGTTTCCTCGATACAGTTTAGATGAAGCTGAGACTGTTTGCCATTATTATTTAAG GCAAAGGCTTATTCGTCGCGAAGGATTCTCAGAAGAAAAGTGGAAGAAAATTTACTTTCTGTGC